From Pseudomonas sp. StFLB209, a single genomic window includes:
- the hemJ gene encoding protoporphyrinogen oxidase HemJ — protein sequence MLYLWIKALHIVAIVCWFAGLFYLPRLFVYHAMSEDSTSRERFIVMERKLYRGIMGPAMIVALLLGAWLVWLNPGWLSQGWLHAKLTLVFLLVGYHHVCGAQIKRFARGEKGRSHVFYRWFNEIPVLLLLAIVILVVVKPF from the coding sequence ATGCTCTATTTATGGATCAAAGCGCTGCACATTGTTGCCATTGTCTGCTGGTTTGCCGGCCTGTTTTACCTGCCGCGCCTGTTCGTTTACCACGCCATGAGCGAAGACAGCACCAGCCGTGAGCGCTTCATTGTCATGGAGCGCAAGCTATACCGAGGTATCATGGGGCCAGCAATGATCGTCGCGCTGCTGCTCGGCGCCTGGCTGGTCTGGCTCAACCCCGGCTGGCTTAGCCAAGGCTGGCTGCATGCCAAACTGACCCTGGTGTTCCTGCTGGTCGGCTATCACCATGTATGTGGTGCCCAGATCAAACGCTTTGCCCGCGGTGAAAAGGGCCGCAGCCATGTTTTTTACCGCTGGTTCAATGAAATTCCTGTATTGCTGCTGTTGGCTATCGTCATTCTGGTGGTCGTCAAACCTTTCTAG
- a CDS encoding aminodeoxychorismate/anthranilate synthase component II — translation MLLMIDNYDSFTYNVVQYLGELGADVKVIRNDELTIAQIEALNPERIVVSPGPCTPNEAGVSLEVIRHFAGKLPILGVCLGHQSIGQAFGGDVVRARQVMHGKTSPVAHEDLGVFNGLNQPLVVTRYHSLVVKRETLPDCLEVTAWTAHADGSVDEIMGLRHKTLNIEGVQFHPESILTEQGHELFANFLKQTGGSRQA, via the coding sequence ATGCTGCTGATGATCGATAACTACGACTCCTTTACCTACAACGTCGTGCAGTACCTGGGTGAGCTGGGTGCCGATGTCAAAGTGATCCGCAACGACGAATTGACCATTGCCCAGATCGAGGCGCTCAACCCTGAGCGTATCGTGGTATCGCCAGGGCCTTGCACGCCTAACGAGGCTGGCGTGTCGCTTGAAGTGATCCGTCACTTTGCCGGCAAGCTGCCGATTCTCGGTGTCTGCCTGGGCCATCAATCGATCGGTCAGGCGTTTGGTGGTGATGTGGTGCGCGCCCGCCAGGTGATGCACGGCAAGACCAGCCCGGTGGCCCATGAAGACCTGGGCGTGTTCAATGGGCTGAACCAGCCGCTGGTGGTGACCCGTTATCACTCGCTGGTGGTCAAGCGCGAGACGTTGCCCGACTGCCTGGAAGTCACTGCCTGGACGGCGCATGCCGATGGTTCAGTGGACGAGATCATGGGCCTGCGGCACAAGACTCTGAATATCGAGGGTGTGCAGTTTCACCCCGAGTCGATCCTCACCGAGCAGGGTCATGAGCTGTTCGCCAACTTTCTCAAACAGACCGGCGGCAGTCGTCAGGCATAA
- the trpD gene encoding anthranilate phosphoribosyltransferase: protein MNIKTALDRVVNHLDLSTEEMSQVMRDIMTGQCTEAQIGAFMMGMRMKSESIDEIVGAVSVMRELAGQVQLQTLERVVDIVGTGGDGANIFNVSTAASLVISAAGCTVAKHGNRAVSGKSGSADLLEAAGVYLNLSPVQVARCIDSVGIGFMFAQMHHGAMKYAAGPRRDLGLRTLFNMLGPLTNPAGVRHQVVGVFTQALCRPLAEVLQRLGSKHVLVVHSQDGLDEFSLAAPTFVAELNNDQITEYWVQPEDLGIKSQSLYGLVVDSPQASLELIRDALGRRKTESGQKAAEMIVLNAGAALYAADHAYSLKEGVELAHDALHTGLAREKLEELGAFTAVFKLENEG, encoded by the coding sequence ATCAATATCAAGACTGCCCTGGACCGGGTGGTCAATCATCTGGACCTGAGCACTGAAGAAATGAGCCAGGTGATGCGCGACATCATGACCGGTCAGTGCACCGAGGCGCAGATTGGCGCGTTCATGATGGGCATGCGCATGAAAAGCGAGAGCATCGATGAAATCGTCGGCGCTGTCTCGGTGATGCGTGAGCTGGCAGGCCAGGTGCAGTTGCAGACGCTGGAGCGGGTGGTCGACATTGTCGGCACCGGTGGTGATGGCGCGAATATCTTCAACGTATCCACCGCCGCCTCGCTGGTGATCTCCGCTGCTGGCTGCACCGTGGCCAAGCATGGCAACCGTGCGGTGTCGGGCAAAAGCGGCAGTGCCGACCTGCTTGAAGCTGCCGGTGTCTATCTGAACCTGAGCCCGGTGCAGGTCGCTCGTTGCATCGACAGTGTGGGCATCGGCTTCATGTTCGCGCAAATGCACCATGGTGCCATGAAGTACGCCGCCGGCCCCCGGCGAGACCTGGGGCTGCGCACCCTGTTCAACATGCTTGGCCCGCTGACCAACCCGGCCGGTGTGCGTCATCAGGTGGTGGGCGTGTTTACCCAGGCTTTGTGCCGGCCGCTGGCCGAGGTGTTGCAGCGCTTGGGTAGCAAGCACGTACTGGTGGTGCACTCTCAGGATGGTCTGGACGAATTCAGCCTGGCAGCGCCAACCTTTGTCGCTGAATTGAACAACGATCAGATCACTGAGTACTGGGTCCAGCCCGAGGACCTGGGGATCAAGAGCCAGAGCCTGTATGGCCTGGTAGTCGACAGCCCGCAAGCCTCGCTGGAACTGATTCGTGATGCGCTGGGACGACGCAAGACCGAGAGCGGGCAAAAGGCTGCCGAAATGATCGTGCTCAACGCTGGCGCTGCACTTTACGCCGCTGATCATGCCTACAGCCTCAAAGAAGGCGTGGAGTTGGCTCACGATGCGTTGCACACTGGTCTGGCCCGGGAAAAACTCGAAGAGCTGGGCGCTTTTACCGCCGTATTCAAGCTGGAGAATGAAGGATGA
- a CDS encoding OsmC family protein, which translates to MKARIQWAGEAMFLGESGSGHVVVMDGPPEAGGRNLGVRPMEMVLIGLGGCSNFDVVSILKKSRQPVESCEAFLEAERASEDPKVFTRIHLHFVVKGRGLKEAQVKRAIELSAEKYCSASIMLGNAGVKITHDYEIVELG; encoded by the coding sequence ATGAAAGCACGCATTCAATGGGCTGGCGAAGCCATGTTCCTCGGCGAGTCGGGCAGTGGTCATGTGGTGGTGATGGACGGCCCGCCGGAGGCCGGAGGCCGTAACCTTGGGGTACGGCCGATGGAGATGGTGCTGATCGGGCTGGGTGGTTGCAGCAATTTCGACGTGGTGAGTATTCTCAAGAAGTCCCGCCAGCCGGTCGAGAGCTGCGAGGCGTTTCTGGAAGCCGAGCGCGCTTCGGAAGATCCGAAGGTCTTCACCCGCATTCATCTGCACTTTGTGGTCAAGGGCCGAGGTTTGAAAGAAGCCCAGGTCAAGCGTGCCATCGAACTGTCGGCAGAGAAGTACTGCTCGGCCTCGATCATGCTGGGCAATGCCGGGGTGAAAATTACCCACGACTACGAGATCGTCGAGTTGGGCTGA
- a CDS encoding DUF805 domain-containing protein — translation MAAPHYRIVFDGQLREGVQLETAKLNLAQLFKTEVGAVASLFSGQPVALKQGLALADAERYLQALQEAGVQARIEPEHDISLSLDKVEPVPQTRPAIDADTLSPYAPPKAQVDTPSAYAELKVFSLSGRIGRLRYLAWSLLVLVITSPLSLLAGLMMSASDGAGSVAMLLVGVGIAAALIPMGVQRLHDIGWSGWCMLLNLVPVVGSFFPLVMCLMPGSKGVNAYGPPPPANSTTVKVITGLWLAALALLFVVVLFTGAGMFKSLKEHMEVTSSHSAQSISVSPQSSRQSL, via the coding sequence ATGGCCGCCCCCCACTACCGAATCGTGTTCGACGGACAATTGCGCGAGGGCGTACAGCTCGAAACCGCGAAACTCAATCTCGCCCAGTTGTTCAAGACTGAGGTGGGGGCCGTCGCCTCCCTGTTCAGTGGCCAGCCCGTTGCGTTGAAGCAAGGTCTGGCGCTGGCGGATGCCGAGCGTTATCTGCAGGCACTGCAAGAAGCCGGCGTCCAGGCACGTATAGAGCCCGAGCACGATATCAGCCTGAGCCTGGACAAGGTTGAGCCGGTTCCGCAAACCCGCCCAGCGATCGACGCCGATACGCTCTCACCCTATGCGCCACCCAAAGCCCAGGTCGATACCCCGTCGGCCTATGCTGAACTCAAAGTCTTCAGCCTGAGCGGGCGCATCGGCCGCCTGCGTTATCTGGCCTGGTCGCTGTTGGTGCTGGTGATCACCAGCCCGCTGTCTTTGTTGGCCGGGTTGATGATGAGCGCCTCTGATGGCGCCGGCAGTGTCGCGATGCTGCTGGTCGGTGTCGGCATCGCAGCGGCGCTGATTCCCATGGGTGTCCAGCGACTGCATGACATCGGCTGGTCGGGCTGGTGCATGTTGCTTAATCTGGTGCCTGTCGTCGGCAGTTTCTTCCCGCTGGTAATGTGCCTGATGCCAGGCAGCAAGGGCGTCAACGCCTATGGCCCGCCGCCGCCCGCCAACAGCACCACGGTCAAAGTGATCACCGGCCTGTGGCTGGCAGCCCTTGCTTTGCTGTTTGTGGTTGTCCTGTTCACCGGGGCCGGAATGTTCAAGTCGCTCAAAGAGCATATGGAAGTGACCTCCAGTCATTCTGCGCAGTCGATATCAGTCAGCCCGCAGAGCTCAAGACAAAGCCTGTAA
- the crp gene encoding cAMP-activated global transcriptional regulator CRP encodes MAVIALNPKLKSIDKLLTHAQRRRCPARSHIICAGDPSESLFFIVKGSVTILIEDSEGREMIVAYLNSGDFFGELGLFEPLGHASPRSAWVRAKTECEIAEISYARFRELSQQEPEILYTMGAQMAERLRNTTRKVGDLAFLDVTGRVARTLLDLCKQPDAMTHPDGMQIKITRQEIGRIVGCSREMVGRVLKSLEEQRLVHVKGKTMVVFGTR; translated from the coding sequence ATGGCCGTCATCGCCCTCAATCCAAAACTCAAGAGCATCGACAAGCTCCTGACGCACGCCCAACGCCGCCGCTGCCCGGCCAGAAGCCACATTATCTGCGCAGGCGACCCTTCGGAGTCGCTGTTCTTCATCGTTAAAGGGTCGGTGACGATTCTGATCGAAGACAGCGAAGGCCGGGAAATGATCGTCGCCTACCTCAACAGCGGCGACTTCTTCGGTGAGCTGGGTCTGTTCGAGCCTCTTGGCCATGCGTCGCCGCGTAGCGCCTGGGTGCGGGCCAAGACCGAGTGCGAGATCGCCGAGATCAGCTACGCCAGATTCCGCGAGCTGAGCCAGCAAGAGCCGGAGATTCTCTACACCATGGGCGCCCAGATGGCCGAACGCCTGCGCAATACCACGCGCAAGGTCGGAGACCTGGCGTTTCTGGATGTCACCGGGCGGGTGGCACGCACCCTGTTGGACCTGTGCAAGCAACCCGATGCCATGACTCACCCGGACGGCATGCAAATCAAGATCACCCGCCAGGAAATCGGCCGTATCGTGGGTTGTTCGCGAGAAATGGTCGGGCGCGTACTCAAGTCACTGGAAGAACAACGCCTGGTTCACGTCAAGGGCAAGACCATGGTGGTGTTCGGCACCCGCTGA
- a CDS encoding histidine triad nucleotide-binding protein: MAVETIFTKIINREIPAKIIYEDDQVLAFHDIAPQAPVHFLVIPKKPIRTLNDLAEEDKALAGHILFTAQRLAKEQGCEDGFRVVMNCNELGGQTVYHIHMHVLGQRQMNWPPG; the protein is encoded by the coding sequence ATGGCTGTGGAGACAATCTTTACCAAGATCATCAATCGGGAAATCCCGGCGAAGATCATCTACGAAGATGATCAGGTTCTGGCCTTCCACGACATCGCCCCGCAAGCGCCAGTGCATTTTCTGGTCATCCCGAAAAAACCGATCCGCACCCTCAATGATCTGGCTGAAGAAGATAAAGCCCTGGCCGGGCACATTCTGTTCACCGCACAGCGGCTGGCCAAAGAGCAGGGCTGCGAAGACGGCTTTCGCGTCGTGATGAACTGCAATGAACTCGGCGGCCAGACCGTCTATCACATTCATATGCACGTACTGGGTCAACGTCAGATGAACTGGCCTCCGGGCTGA
- the trpC gene encoding indole-3-glycerol phosphate synthase TrpC: MSVPTVLEKILARKAEEVIACRARVSLAELEQQIARGDAPRGFANALIEQARRKQPAVIAEIKKASPSKGVIREDFKPAEIAVSYEQGGATCLSVLTDIDFFQGADAYLQQARAACKLPVIRKDFMIDPYQVVEARALGADCILLIVSALDDGRMAELAATAKGVGLDVLVEVHDGEELERALKTLDTPLVGINNRNLHTFDVSLETTLDLLPRIPRDRLVITESGILNRADVELMEINDVYSFLVGEAFMRAEQPGTELQRLFFPERGAAPSAIGPVID, translated from the coding sequence ATGAGCGTGCCGACGGTTCTGGAAAAAATCCTGGCCCGCAAGGCTGAAGAAGTCATTGCCTGTCGTGCCCGGGTCAGCCTGGCCGAACTGGAACAACAGATTGCCAGGGGTGATGCACCGCGTGGCTTTGCTAATGCATTGATAGAACAGGCCAGGCGCAAGCAGCCGGCAGTGATTGCCGAGATCAAAAAGGCCTCACCGAGCAAAGGCGTGATCCGCGAAGATTTCAAGCCTGCCGAAATCGCCGTCAGTTATGAGCAGGGCGGGGCGACCTGCCTGTCGGTTCTGACTGACATCGACTTCTTTCAGGGCGCTGATGCGTATCTGCAGCAAGCCCGTGCGGCGTGCAAGCTGCCAGTGATCCGCAAGGATTTCATGATCGACCCGTATCAGGTGGTCGAGGCCCGTGCGCTGGGCGCCGATTGCATCCTGCTGATCGTTTCGGCCCTGGATGATGGGCGCATGGCTGAATTGGCCGCAACCGCCAAGGGCGTTGGTCTTGATGTCTTGGTCGAGGTCCATGACGGTGAGGAGCTGGAGCGCGCACTCAAGACTCTGGATACCCCGCTGGTGGGCATCAACAACCGTAACCTGCACACCTTCGACGTTAGCCTGGAAACCACGCTGGACCTGCTGCCGCGCATTCCGCGTGACCGTCTGGTGATCACTGAAAGCGGGATTCTCAATCGCGCCGATGTCGAGCTGATGGAAATCAACGACGTGTATTCGTTCCTGGTCGGCGAGGCGTTCATGCGTGCCGAGCAGCCGGGCACCGAGTTGCAGCGTCTGTTCTTCCCCGAGCGCGGTGCAGCGCCCAGCGCTATCGGGCCGGTGATTGACTGA
- the estP gene encoding esterase EstP, with product MRSLVSPFSSLRKPLLACLLSLGCLPTPGTAAPYSTLFVFGDSLADAGQFPDLAGPSGASLRFTNRTGPTYGSGEMTGYSSPTLLGMMLGIAPADLNASTSPLNAALGLPDGNNWAVGGYRTDQILAAITSQSSVVDPNSGTTLRTRPGYLPGNNFRADPDALYYLTGGGNDFLQGRVLSASDARAAGGRLADSAQALQQAGARYIMVWLLPDIGQTPAFSGNPAQPLVSQLSSAFNSQLVAQLAQIDAQIIPLNIPLFISETLADPARYGFAANTNLIGTCFSGDSCTANPIYGLNGSSPDPSKLFFNDRVHPTTAAQQLLADYGWSILSAPWELTLLPEMGHSTLRSQQDELRAQWLADFGAWQPIGQWRSLVAAGGQHLDIDAQSSGAQADGRGYNLTLGGSYRFAEHWRSGLVAGAYRQSLKAGTLDSHYRLNGYIASAFLQYQANNLWADLAASGGRLDYDRAERKFALGVAEAQQKGDTDGHLWALSARLGYDLAGANRPWHLSPFISADYARVNVDGYRERGNGSTALTIDDQERTSKRAGVGLLGKWQLSNATQVFGEIAHEREFETDPQQLRMALTSLSSINFELQGYEPQRNLNRASLGVAHKISRDLSLRANYNWRKNDELTQQGVSVGVSLDF from the coding sequence ATGCGCTCACTCGTCTCGCCGTTTTCCTCGTTGCGCAAGCCGCTGCTGGCTTGCCTGCTATCACTGGGCTGCCTGCCGACGCCGGGCACCGCAGCGCCTTACTCGACCCTGTTCGTCTTCGGCGACAGCCTGGCCGATGCCGGGCAATTCCCGGATCTCGCCGGCCCCAGCGGCGCGAGCCTGCGGTTTACCAACCGCACTGGTCCGACCTACGGCAGCGGTGAAATGACCGGCTACAGCTCTCCGACCCTGCTGGGCATGATGCTCGGCATTGCGCCTGCCGATCTGAATGCCTCGACTTCACCGCTCAACGCCGCCCTGGGTCTGCCCGACGGCAACAATTGGGCGGTCGGCGGGTATCGCACTGACCAGATCCTGGCGGCCATCACCTCGCAGTCCAGCGTGGTCGACCCCAACTCGGGAACCACCTTGCGCACCCGGCCGGGTTACCTGCCCGGCAATAACTTTCGCGCTGATCCCGATGCCTTGTATTACCTGACTGGCGGCGGCAACGACTTCCTCCAGGGCCGGGTACTGAGTGCCAGCGATGCGCGGGCCGCCGGTGGCCGCCTGGCCGACAGCGCCCAAGCACTGCAGCAGGCCGGTGCACGCTACATCATGGTCTGGCTGCTGCCGGACATCGGCCAGACTCCGGCCTTCAGCGGCAATCCGGCACAACCTTTGGTCTCTCAACTCAGTTCCGCCTTCAACAGCCAGCTGGTCGCGCAACTGGCGCAGATCGATGCGCAGATCATCCCGTTGAACATTCCGCTGTTCATCAGCGAAACCCTGGCCGACCCGGCCCGTTACGGCTTTGCAGCCAATACCAATCTGATCGGCACCTGCTTCAGCGGCGACAGCTGCACAGCCAACCCGATCTACGGCCTGAACGGCAGCAGCCCGGACCCGAGCAAGCTGTTTTTCAATGACCGCGTACACCCCACCACCGCAGCACAACAACTGCTCGCCGATTACGGCTGGTCGATCCTCTCTGCACCTTGGGAACTGACCCTGCTGCCGGAAATGGGTCACAGTACCTTGCGTAGCCAACAGGATGAGCTGCGCGCGCAATGGCTGGCAGACTTCGGTGCATGGCAACCGATTGGCCAGTGGCGCAGCCTGGTCGCCGCCGGCGGTCAGCATCTGGATATCGACGCCCAAAGCAGCGGCGCCCAAGCCGATGGCCGTGGCTACAACCTGACCCTCGGCGGCAGCTACCGGTTTGCCGAGCACTGGCGCAGCGGTCTGGTTGCCGGAGCCTATCGGCAGAGTTTGAAAGCAGGAACGCTTGATTCGCACTACCGCCTCAATGGTTATATCGCCAGCGCTTTCCTGCAGTACCAGGCCAACAACCTGTGGGCTGATCTGGCCGCGTCCGGCGGGCGTCTCGACTATGATCGGGCCGAGCGCAAATTCGCTCTGGGCGTCGCCGAAGCCCAGCAAAAAGGTGACACCGACGGTCACCTGTGGGCGTTGAGTGCACGACTGGGCTATGACCTGGCCGGCGCCAACCGCCCCTGGCACCTGTCGCCGTTCATCAGCGCCGACTATGCCCGGGTGAACGTGGATGGCTATCGCGAGCGCGGTAATGGCTCGACCGCCCTGACCATCGACGATCAAGAGCGCACCTCAAAGCGCGCCGGGGTCGGCCTGCTGGGCAAATGGCAATTGAGCAATGCCACCCAAGTGTTCGGCGAAATCGCCCACGAGCGCGAGTTCGAAACCGACCCGCAACAACTGCGCATGGCCCTGACCAGCCTGTCGTCGATCAACTTCGAGCTACAAGGCTATGAGCCTCAGCGCAACCTCAACCGCGCCAGCCTTGGGGTGGCACATAAAATCAGTCGCGACCTGAGCCTGCGCGCCAATTACAACTGGCGCAAGAACGACGAACTGACCCAGCAAGGGGTCAGTGTCGGAGTGAGTCTGGATTTCTGA
- the coq7 gene encoding 2-polyprenyl-3-methyl-6-methoxy-1,4-benzoquinone monooxygenase → MATERHYSVLDKLLLQADSAMRTLLPSSGHSSRPSPAIVRPEHKMDETETRHIAGLMRINHTGEVCAQALYQGQALTAKLPEVRKAMEHAAEEEIDHLVWCEQRIHQLGSHTSVLNPLFYGLSFSIGAAAGLISDRMSLGFVAATEDQVCKHLDEHLEQIPNEDEKSRAILEQMRIDEAHHAETALDAGGFRFPTPVKFGMSLVAKVMTKTTYRI, encoded by the coding sequence ATGGCAACCGAACGCCACTACTCTGTGCTCGACAAACTGCTGCTGCAGGCAGACAGCGCCATGCGCACCCTGCTTCCTTCAAGCGGTCACTCTTCGCGCCCATCGCCGGCCATCGTGAGGCCGGAGCACAAGATGGACGAGACCGAAACCCGGCACATCGCCGGCCTGATGCGTATCAACCACACTGGCGAAGTCTGCGCCCAGGCGCTGTACCAAGGTCAGGCCCTGACCGCCAAGCTGCCCGAAGTACGCAAGGCCATGGAGCATGCCGCCGAAGAAGAGATTGACCATCTGGTTTGGTGCGAGCAACGCATTCACCAGTTGGGCAGCCACACCAGCGTGCTTAACCCGTTGTTCTACGGCCTGTCATTCAGCATTGGCGCCGCTGCCGGGCTAATCAGCGACCGGATGAGCCTCGGCTTCGTCGCCGCGACCGAAGATCAGGTCTGCAAGCACCTGGACGAGCATCTCGAACAGATTCCCAACGAAGACGAAAAGTCCCGGGCCATCCTCGAACAGATGCGCATCGATGAAGCCCATCATGCTGAAACGGCACTCGATGCAGGCGGTTTTCGCTTCCCGACGCCGGTCAAGTTCGGCATGAGTCTGGTGGCCAAGGTCATGACCAAGACCACTTACCGGATCTGA
- a CDS encoding SDR family NAD(P)-dependent oxidoreductase — MTRYALITGATSGIGLAMAEALARRGHNLILVARRRDLLESIALELTQRFGIEVLFRACDLGEPLRLSGFLLELEDSPHQIDLLVNSAGIGTCGPFLGQEWAAEQDLIDLNILALTRLCHTVGNLMALHGGGQILNIAAMAGFQPGPWMSTYAASKAYVLHFSEALREEGHKNGVKVSVLCPSPTRTAFWRTAQVRADDRKMMTPEELALYTVRALERNCAIIVPGWRNKLRTFGPRLASRWLTRRISGLLNRKRCLNY, encoded by the coding sequence ATGACCCGTTACGCCCTGATCACCGGCGCCACCAGCGGCATAGGCCTGGCCATGGCCGAAGCTCTGGCACGCCGGGGTCACAACCTGATTCTGGTGGCCCGTCGGCGTGACCTGCTGGAAAGCATCGCCCTGGAGCTCACCCAGCGTTTCGGTATCGAAGTCCTGTTCCGGGCTTGCGACCTGGGCGAACCATTGCGTCTTTCCGGATTTCTGCTGGAACTCGAAGACAGCCCTCATCAGATCGACCTGCTGGTCAACAGCGCCGGGATTGGCACATGTGGGCCTTTTCTGGGGCAGGAGTGGGCCGCCGAACAGGACCTGATCGACCTGAATATCCTTGCCCTGACCCGTCTGTGCCACACCGTGGGTAATCTGATGGCCTTGCATGGCGGCGGGCAGATTCTCAACATCGCCGCCATGGCAGGTTTTCAGCCAGGCCCGTGGATGAGCACCTATGCTGCCAGCAAAGCGTATGTACTGCATTTTTCCGAAGCCCTGCGCGAAGAGGGCCACAAAAACGGAGTCAAGGTCTCGGTACTCTGTCCCAGCCCGACCCGTACGGCCTTCTGGCGCACAGCCCAGGTTCGCGCCGACGACCGCAAGATGATGACCCCGGAAGAGTTGGCGCTGTATACCGTGCGCGCGCTGGAGCGCAATTGCGCAATCATCGTGCCCGGCTGGCGTAACAAGCTGCGCACATTCGGGCCACGGCTGGCCTCACGCTGGCTGACCCGCCGGATCAGCGGTTTGCTCAACAGAAAGCGCTGCCTGAATTACTGA
- a CDS encoding lipoate--protein ligase family protein: MIVEAGVEQGLQAELDLLGAVCAGEAEHGLLFWRPDRQALVMPRRMSRLAGFDEACKVLAESGWPVLLRETGGEPVPQSPATVNIALVYAQPATDVDRDRIETAYLRLCQPMLKVLAAFGGQSSLGEVEGAFCDGRYNVNLNGRKLVGTAQRWRQAQGGARPVVLVHGALLLDNQRDEMVAAVNLFYQSCGLAPRVQASSHIALREVFSDDRLLEHLAAAYRQLLAGL; encoded by the coding sequence ATGATCGTCGAGGCAGGTGTAGAGCAAGGTCTGCAGGCTGAGCTGGACCTGCTTGGCGCGGTGTGCGCCGGTGAGGCCGAGCATGGCCTGCTGTTCTGGCGTCCTGACCGGCAGGCCTTGGTCATGCCCCGGCGCATGAGCCGGCTGGCCGGGTTCGACGAGGCTTGTAAGGTTCTGGCCGAAAGCGGCTGGCCGGTCTTGCTGCGTGAGACCGGTGGTGAGCCGGTGCCGCAATCACCGGCCACGGTGAACATTGCGCTGGTCTATGCCCAGCCTGCGACGGATGTGGATCGCGACCGTATCGAGACGGCTTACCTGCGGTTATGCCAGCCAATGCTGAAGGTGCTTGCGGCGTTCGGCGGCCAGTCATCGTTGGGCGAGGTTGAAGGCGCATTTTGTGACGGGCGTTACAACGTCAATCTCAATGGCCGCAAGCTGGTGGGCACTGCCCAGCGCTGGCGCCAGGCCCAGGGTGGAGCACGTCCGGTGGTGTTGGTGCACGGCGCATTGCTGCTGGACAACCAGCGTGACGAGATGGTGGCAGCGGTCAATCTGTTCTACCAAAGCTGCGGACTGGCGCCGCGAGTGCAAGCCAGCAGTCATATTGCGCTGCGTGAAGTCTTTAGCGATGACCGGTTGCTTGAGCACCTGGCCGCAGCCTATCGGCAATTGCTCGCCGGGTTGTAA